ATGCTGGATGCAGACTGCGAGCAGACCTTTCGCCTCCAGTTCAAACGGTTTGCCGTCCCTGTCCAGCGCCCGGATCATACAGTGTTCAATCCGTTCGACATCTTCGTAGAATCCCGGAACCGACAGGCAGCCCTCCTGCATGGCCTCTTTCTCGCCATCCAGCACGGTTACCTCCGGATTGATAAACACCCGCGGCTCGCTCTTGTCCTCCGACAGATCCATGACAATGATCTGTTTATGAACGTTGACCTGAGTCGCCGCCAGGCCAATACCGGGCGCATCGTACATGGTCTCGAACATGTCGTCGATCAGCTTGCGGTCGGCGTCCGTGACCTCTTCTACCGGCTTGGCAATGGTGCGCAGACGGGGATCCGGGTATTCGAGAATCTCTAGTATCATAGGTCGATCTTTTGCCTGTATGTCGGGATGCCCCCAGTTTACAGGGCGGCACCCCTCATGACTTTGCTGCTGTTTGTAACAATGTGAAACCGATCTTCGAAATGCGACAGCGTACTGCGCAAATTTCCGCCCTGCCTCTACTATTATCGGGGCAAGGCCCCAGCTTTCAACGGCTGGAAGGGTTATCAGCGCCAATAAGCGTATTATCCAACAATTCGTCGATTGAGTACAAACTGATCAGTTAATAGTTAAAATCTTTCAGCGGCGGGATAGAATTTACTGGAAGAACAAAAGATAACATCACAATTTGCGAGACTTCTTCTATAGTAACTGGAATAACAACGTAATAAGCTGCAGGTAACTGACTGCATCCCAACAGAATGCAAAGAATCAAGGCACGCGATCAAGGACTTACACAATGAGGAAACTGCTGTACGCTCTGGCAGCAACTACGCTGCTTATAACCTCCTGGGCCCATGCTGCACCGGAGCTGCGGTCCGATCATCCCGAGCGTTACACCGTTGTGAAGGGTGACACCCTCTGGGACATCTCGGCCCGTTTTCTGAATAATCCCTGGTACTGGCCGGAAATATGGCATGTGAACCCGCAGGTCGCCAACCCTCACCTTATTTATCCTGGTGATCGCCTTGCCCTGGTTTACATCGACGGCAAACCCCGAATTACCAAGGTGGCCAGCAGCGATGTGGTGAAGCTGTCGCCGAAGGTTCGGTCCGAGCCCATCGACACGCCGATCCCGGCTATCCCGCTGGATGCCATTGGCAGCTTCCTCACCGACACCCGTATTGTCAGCCCGGAAGAAATCAATGGCGCCCCTTACGTTCTGGAAGGGGAAGATGGCCGGATTATTACCGGTGCCGGCGACAAACTCTATGCCCGTGGCGAGAAGCCTGCGGACAAAGTGGGTATCTTCCGCCGCAGCAAGGAGTTCCGCGACCCGGAAACTGGCGAATTCCTTGGTCTGGAGGCCCGGAGTATTGCCCGTGGTGACGTGGCCCGGGAAAACGGCGACGTGCTGACCGTAAATCTGACCAGCTCCAGCGAAGAAGTTCGCATTGGTGACCGGCTGATGGTGAGCGAAGACCGTCGTCTGACCACCAGCTTTGTGCCCAGCGCTCCTGACCAGGATGTGGAAGGACAGATGATCTCCGTCGACGGCGGTGTGAGCCAGATCGGTCAGTTCGATGTGGTGGCCATCAACCGAGGTACCCGCGAAGGGCTGGAAGCGGGCAACGTGATGGCCGTGCTGAAAAGCGGCAATCTGGTTCGCGATCCGGTAACCGGAGAAACCATCGAACTGCCCTCCGAGCGTGCCGGGCTGCTGATGGTATTCCAGGCCTACGAAAAAATGAGCTACGGCCTGGTACTTCAGGCCACCCGTGCTTTGACAGTGGGTGACAAGGTTACCAACCCCTGATTGACTGATTACCGACAGATGCAACGGCCGGACCAGGAAGGTCCGGCCTCGCTTTTTCCAAGGACGATGCCGTGTTTTCCTCTGCCACAGCCCAATGGCTGTTTCTGACATGCCTGCCAGACGTTGGCCGTGCCCGTCGGCGTGAACTGCTGACAGAATTTCCTGACCTGCCCCGACTCCTTTCAATGAATGCCGCCACCTTGCGGGCCATGGGCATGACTGCAGACGCCACGGCGGCAATCCAGGCCTGGCAAAAGCAGGATGATGCCCATCCGGCGGTACGCGAGGTCCGGGCGATCAGGGACAATTGCTGCAAGCATGGCATCGGGATTCTGACCTGGCCGGATAGTCATTACCCGGAGCAGTTGCGGCACATCCACGACGCGCCCCTGGTGCTGTATACCCTCGGTGATACGGGGCTTATGGCCCGGGACCAGATCGGCATAATCGGCAGCCGGAAGGCCACGCCGGCCGGCCTGGACCATGCCCGACGGTTTGCTGCGGAACTCAGTTCCCGGGAATTACTGGTGACCAGTGGTCTGGCGCTTGGTGTTGATGGTGCTGCCCACGCCGGTGCGCTCGTTACCGGGTTTCCGACCATCGCGGTAGTTGGTCGCGGCCTGGACCGCATCTACCCCCATCAGCATCGACGGCTTGGTGAGCGGGTCATTCAGCATGGTCTGATGATTTCCGAGTATCCCCCCGGTACGCCGGCACGAGCCGCCCACTTTCCCCAGCGCAACCGTATTATCAGCGGCCTGAGCCGAGGCGTGCTGGTGGTGGAGGCGGGTCTGCGCAGTGGCTCCCTGATTACTGCGCGAATGGCGTTGGAACAGGGGCGTGAAGTTTTCGCTATTCCCGGGTCGGTGCACAGTCCGGTTGCCCGGGGCTGTCATCACTTGATCAAACAGGGGGCTCGACTGGTTGAGACGGTGGACGACATTCTCGAAGAGTTGGGTGCCTGGTGGTCTGCGCCGCTTAAGGCCAGCCCTGACTCGGCGCCAGAGCCAAAGCCGCAGGGTAAAGGACTCCTGGCCGGATTGGACAGCCGGGAAATCGCGGTGTTTGAGGCTTTAGGGTATGATCCACAATCAACCGATGCACTGAGTTCAGCGACCGGTCTCCCTGCCGACCAGCTCATGCAGTCCCTGTTGCTTCTCGAGTTGCAGGGGCTCATCAGTTCGGCTCCGGGGGGCTATCAGAAAGTCGCGTGAAACCGGTGTGAACATCTACCCTGATCAACCCTGACAGAGGCGCATGCCCGATTCCCATCCCCTTTCTGACTGGCAACTGCATTGTGCCCGCCGCACGATTTTCAGTGGCGGTGTTATCGCCTATCCTACCGAGGCTGTCTGGGGCCTGGGTTGTGATCCCTGGGATCAGGAGGCGGTGGAGCGGATTCTGGAGCTGAAGCAGCGCCCGGTTGAGAAAGGCGTGATTCTGGTGGCTTCGTCTGTCGACCAGATCCGCTTCCTTCTGGAGCCCCTGTCTCAGGCGCTTCAAGACGAGGCAGAGCGCTACTGGCCGGGACCTGTGACCTGCCTCCTGCCCGATGTCGAGCGGCAGATCCCGGAATGGGTGCGCGGGAAGCACACCTCCATCGCGGTGCGGGTCAGCGAGCACCCCGTGGTGGGCGCCCTGTGTAAGGCGGCGGGAATGCCCCTGGTTTCCACCTCCTGCAACCCGGCAGGGCGCCAGCCGGCCCGGCATATCTGGCAAGTCCGGCGCTATTTCGGCGATCAGCTTGACTGGATCGTGCCCGGCGCATTGGGCGGTAATCGCAAACCCAGCCGTATTATTGATATTGTCAGCGGTCAGCAACTTCGTTAGGAGCGTTTATGCCACAGCAACCCGATAGCCAGGCGGTAAAGCAGTATCTGCTGGGATTGCAGGAGTCGATCTGTAGCCGGCTGGAGGCCCTCGATGAGGGCGCATCTTTCATTCGGGATGCCTGGGACCGACCTGAGGGTGGCGGTGGTATCAGCCGTGTTATTACAGAGGGTCGCGTGTTCGAGAAAGGCGGTGTCAATTTTTCCCATGTGATGGGTGACACCATGCCGGCCTCCGCCACCGCCCACCGCCCGCATCTGGCCGGTGCTCCCTGGCAGGCCATGGGGGTGTCGCTGGTTATCCACCCCAACAACCCTTTTGTGCCGACGTCCCACGCCAACGTCCGGTTTTTCATCGCCACACCGAAGGGCAGTGAGCCAGTGTACTGGTTTGGTGGTGGCTACGACCTCACGCCTTACTACGGTTTCGAAGAAGACTGTGTGCACTGGCACCAGACAGCCCGCGACGCCTGCGAGCCGTTTGGAGAGGGCACCTACAAGCGCTTCAAGCATTGGTGCGATGATTACTTTTATCTGA
This genomic stretch from Marinobacter salsuginis harbors:
- the def gene encoding peptide deformylase produces the protein MILEILEYPDPRLRTIAKPVEEVTDADRKLIDDMFETMYDAPGIGLAATQVNVHKQIIVMDLSEDKSEPRVFINPEVTVLDGEKEAMQEGCLSVPGFYEDVERIEHCMIRALDRDGKPFELEAKGLLAVCIQHEMDHLNGKLFVDYLSSLKRNRIRKKLEKQHKKSA
- a CDS encoding LysM peptidoglycan-binding domain-containing protein, which gives rise to MRKLLYALAATTLLITSWAHAAPELRSDHPERYTVVKGDTLWDISARFLNNPWYWPEIWHVNPQVANPHLIYPGDRLALVYIDGKPRITKVASSDVVKLSPKVRSEPIDTPIPAIPLDAIGSFLTDTRIVSPEEINGAPYVLEGEDGRIITGAGDKLYARGEKPADKVGIFRRSKEFRDPETGEFLGLEARSIARGDVARENGDVLTVNLTSSSEEVRIGDRLMVSEDRRLTTSFVPSAPDQDVEGQMISVDGGVSQIGQFDVVAINRGTREGLEAGNVMAVLKSGNLVRDPVTGETIELPSERAGLLMVFQAYEKMSYGLVLQATRALTVGDKVTNP
- the dprA gene encoding DNA-processing protein DprA, producing the protein MFSSATAQWLFLTCLPDVGRARRRELLTEFPDLPRLLSMNAATLRAMGMTADATAAIQAWQKQDDAHPAVREVRAIRDNCCKHGIGILTWPDSHYPEQLRHIHDAPLVLYTLGDTGLMARDQIGIIGSRKATPAGLDHARRFAAELSSRELLVTSGLALGVDGAAHAGALVTGFPTIAVVGRGLDRIYPHQHRRLGERVIQHGLMISEYPPGTPARAAHFPQRNRIISGLSRGVLVVEAGLRSGSLITARMALEQGREVFAIPGSVHSPVARGCHHLIKQGARLVETVDDILEELGAWWSAPLKASPDSAPEPKPQGKGLLAGLDSREIAVFEALGYDPQSTDALSSATGLPADQLMQSLLLLELQGLISSAPGGYQKVA
- a CDS encoding L-threonylcarbamoyladenylate synthase gives rise to the protein MPDSHPLSDWQLHCARRTIFSGGVIAYPTEAVWGLGCDPWDQEAVERILELKQRPVEKGVILVASSVDQIRFLLEPLSQALQDEAERYWPGPVTCLLPDVERQIPEWVRGKHTSIAVRVSEHPVVGALCKAAGMPLVSTSCNPAGRQPARHIWQVRRYFGDQLDWIVPGALGGNRKPSRIIDIVSGQQLR
- the hemF gene encoding oxygen-dependent coproporphyrinogen oxidase, producing the protein MPQQPDSQAVKQYLLGLQESICSRLEALDEGASFIRDAWDRPEGGGGISRVITEGRVFEKGGVNFSHVMGDTMPASATAHRPHLAGAPWQAMGVSLVIHPNNPFVPTSHANVRFFIATPKGSEPVYWFGGGYDLTPYYGFEEDCVHWHQTARDACEPFGEGTYKRFKHWCDDYFYLKHRDEPRGVGGLFFDDHNTGDFEQDFGLMKAVGDSYIEAYEPIVRRRMDHPYGDRERDFQLYRRGRYVEFNLVYDRGTLFGLQSGGRTESILMSLPPLVRWDYNRTAEPGSEEARLTDYFLTGRDWLEAQHD